In the Euphorbia lathyris chromosome 5, ddEupLath1.1, whole genome shotgun sequence genome, one interval contains:
- the LOC136230291 gene encoding MDIS1-interacting receptor like kinase 2-like: MKLFFLLLLLLIFLPSNITSSPRNQAEALIQWRNTLSSSPSSLTSWSLTNLNNFCNWTSISCDKTRTLSKINLSNLNITGQLTQFHFSPFSNITSFDIQNNTIDGFIPSGFNSLSRLTYLDLSFNFFYGTIPAELGKLPELRYLSLSNNALNGTIPYQLSNLQKVWFLDLGVNYLETPDWSEFLDMPSLSYVSFFYNELTLGFPGFLSKCPSLRFLDLSFNHLTGVVPEWVYANLGKIESFNLTGNLFEGPLSSNISKLSNLKELRLGENKFSGQIPESIGLLSILQIVELYNNSLSGNIPSSFGQLKNLEFVDLRINDLNSTIPSELGFCTNLTYLALALNQLSGDVPLSLSNLSKLGYLGLSDNFFTGEISPNLFVNWTELVSLQAQNNLFSGHIPSEIGQLTKLNLLFLYNNSLSGLIPSEIGNLKDLQILDLSKNNLSGPIPTSLWNLSNLQTMSLFSNNINGLIPADVGNMKSLAILDLNNNKLQGELPKTISLLTSLESINIFTNNFSGSIPSDFGKYMPSLKYASFSNNSFSGELPPEICSGLALEELTVNGNHLTGSLPICLRNCSGLTRIRLDGNQFTDNITDAFGVHPLLDFIALSGNQFVGQISPAWGEFESLTNLQMDRNRISGKIPAELGKLSQLGVLTLESNDLSGMIPIELGNLSLIFRLNLSHNHLTGVIPQSLGSLSKLETLDLSDNKLSGNIPEEFGNFEKLLSLNLSHNNLSGEIPFELSNLKSLQYLLDLSSNSLSGAIPSNLGKLTLLETLNLSHNNLSGGIPAAFSGMISLRSYDFSYNKLTGAIPTGVMFQNSSAEPFLGNSNLCGNIQGLPPCNSVTSSGKSSKFSKKVLIGVLVPFCGLLMIAVIVVAVLISRSKTRLVDKETEGANSSKNAALAVWEKEAKFTFGDIVKATDDFNEKYCIGRGGFGSVYRAVLPSGQTVAVKKLNASFSDDIPAVNYQSFENEIRMLTEVRHRNIIKLFGYCSSKGCLYLVYEYVERGSLGKVMDAEEELDWGKRLNIVQGLAHAISYLHHDCNPPIVHRDISLNNILLESDFEPLLSDFGTARLLNKDSSNWTAVAGSYGYMAPELAYTMRVSEKCDVYSFGVVAMEVMMGRHPGELLSSISMSKNGDLFVKEVIEQRLELPRGRIAEEVVFVMNVGLACTRTAPEERPNMRFVAQQLEARTRPYFEHRQFENVTLGDLNRLS; the protein is encoded by the coding sequence ATGAagcttttctttcttcttcttcttctactcaTTTTCCTTCCATCCAACATAACCTCATCACCCAGAAACCAAGCAGAAGCTCTTATTCAATGGAGAAACACCTTATCTTCCTCCCCATCTTCTCTAACTTCATGGTCTCTCACCAACCTCAACAATTTCTGCAACTGGACATCCATTTCCTGTGATAAAACTAGAACACTCTCCAAAATAAACCTCTCCAATCTAAACATAACTGGACAACTTACCCAATTCCACTTCTctccattttcaaacataaccAGCTTTGACATTCAAAACAACACTATAGATGGGTTCATTCCTTCAGGTTTTAATAGCTTATCAAGGCTTACTTACTTGGACTTGAGTTTCAACTTCTTTTATGGCACCATTCCAGCTGAGTTGGGGAAGTTACCGGAGCTCCGGTATCTGAGTCTTTCTAACAATGCTCTCAATGGTACCATTCCTTATCAGCTTAGTAATCTTCAAAAGGTATGGTTTTTGGATCTTGGAGTGAACTACTTGGAAACCCCTGACTGGTCTGAGTTTTTGGATATGCCTTCTTTGAGTTATGTGAGCTTTTTTTATAATGAACTTACTTTGGGGTTTCCTGGGTTTTTATCTAAATGTCCCAGCTTGAGGTTTCTGGATTTGTCTTTCAATCATTTGACAGGTGTTGTACCAGAATGGGTATATGCCAATCTGGGAAAGATTGAATCTTTCAATCTTACTGGGAATTTGTTTGAAGGACCATTGTCATCGAACATTTCGAAGCTTTCGAATCTCAAAGAGCTTCGTTTAGGTGAAAATAAGTTCAGTGGTCAAATTCCTGAGAGTATTGGTTTGTTATCTATTCTTCAAATTGTTGAGTTGTATAACAATTCCTTGTCTGGAAACATTCCTTCTTCTTTTGGACAACTTAAGAACTTGGAATTTGTTGATCTTAGAATCAATGACTTAAACTCAACAATTCCTTCTGAGCTTGGTTTTTGTACCAATCTCACTTACTTGGCCTTGGCTTTGAATCAGCTAAGTGGGGATGTGCCTTTGTCTTTGTCCAATTTGAGTAAACTTGGTTATTTGGGGTTATCTGATAACTTTTTCACAGGTGAAATCTCACCTAATCTTTTTGTTAATTGGACTGAATTAGTTTCTTTACAAGCTCAAAATAATTTGTTCTCAGGACATATTCCCTCAGAAATTGGGCAATTGACAAAGTTGAATCTTCTTTTTCTATACAATAATTCACTCTCTGGTCTCATTCCTAGTGAGATTGGAAATTTGAAAGATTTGCAGATTCTAGACCTTTCTAAAAACAACCTTTCAGGCCCCATTCCTACATCATTATGGAATCTCTCTAATCTTCAAACCATGAGTCTTTTTTCCAACAATATCAATGGACTAATTCCAGCTGATGTTGGAAATATGAAATCTTTAGCCATTCTAGATCTCAACAATAATAAGCTTCAAGGAGAGTTGCCAAAAACCATTTCACTTCTTACTTCTCtagaatcaattaatatattcaCCAATAATTTCTCCGGTAGCATACCAAGTGATTTCGGAAAGTATATGCCTTCATTGAAATATGCCAGCTTTTCCAACAACAGTTTTTCTGGAGAATTGCCACCTGAAATTTGCAGTGGTTTAGCTCTTGAGGAACTTACAGTTAATGGCAATCATTTAACTGGATCACTGCCAATCTGCTTGAGAAATTGCTCAGGATTAACCCGAATCCGTCTCGATGGGAATCAATTCACGGATAACATTACTGATGCATTTGGAGTTCATCCGCTACTTGATTTCATTGCTCTTAGTGGCAATCAGTTTGTTGGTCAAATTTCACCTGCTTGGGGAGAATTCGAAAGTCTGACGAATTTACAGATGGACAGAAACAGAATTTCTGGTAAAATCCCAGCTGAGCTTGGAAAGCTATCCCAGTTAGGTGTTCTAACTCTGGAATCAAATGATTTGAGTGGGATGATTCCTATTGAACTTGGAAATCTAAGCCTGATATTCAGGCTCAACTTGAGCCATAATCATCTAACAGGAGTTATTCCTCAGAGTTTGGGAAGTTTATCAAAGCTCGAAACTCTTGATTTATCTGATAACAAGCTATCTGGCAACATACCTGAAGAGTTTGGGAATTTTGAGAAGTTATTAAGCCTGAATTTGAGCCACAACAATCTATCAGGCGAAATACCTTTCGAGTTGAGCAACTTGAAGTCCTTGCAGTACTTACTAGATCTCAGCAGTAATTCACTCTCAGGAGCTATACCATCTAATCTGGGAAAGCTTACATTGTTGGAAACTCTCAATCTTTCACACAATAATCTCTCAGGAGGAATCCCAGCAGCATTTTCGGGTATGATCAGTCTTCGTTCTTACGATTTCTCCTACAATAAGCTGACAGGAGCTATACCAACTGGTGTCATGTTCCAAAATTCATCTGCAGAACCTTTTCTTGGTAATTCAAACTTGTGTGGAAATATACAAGGGTTACCTCCATGTAATTCAGTAACTTCAAGTGGCAAATCCTCAAAGTTCAGCAAAAAGGTTCTCATTGGGGTTCTGGTTCCATTTTGTGGCTTACTAATGATAGCAGTAATCGTTGTTGCAGTTTTAATTTCTCGTAGCAAGACTAGACTCGTTGATAAAGAGACCGAGGGCGCAAACAGTTCTAAAAATGCAGCACTAGCTGTATGGGAAAAGGAAgcaaaattcacatttggagACATTGTTAAAGCCACCGATGACTTCAACGAGAAGTACTGCATAGGAAGAGGAGGGTTTGGAAGTGTTTATAGAGCAGTATTGCCATCAGGCCAAACTGTTGCTGTCAAGAAACTCAATGCAtcattctcagatgacattccAGCAGTAAATTACCAGAGTTTCGAGAACGAGATTCGGATGTTGACAGAAGTTAGGCACAGAAACATCATCAAACTTTTCGGCTACTGTTCGAGCAAAGGCTGCTTGTATTTGGTGTATGAGTATGTTGAGAGGGGAAGTTTAGGGAAAGTAATGGATGCAGAGGAAGAACTTGATTGGGGTAAAAGATTGAACATTGTACAAGGATTAGCTCATGCAATTTCTTATCTCCACCATGATTGCAATCCACCAATTGTTCACAGGGACATATCACTCAACAATATTTTACTCGAATCAGATTTCGAGCCACTGCTCTCAGACTTTGGCACAGCAAGACTACTGAACAAAGACTCATCCAACTGGACTGCTGTTGCTGGTTCATATGGGTACATGGCCCCAGAGTTGGCGTACACGATGCGAGTGAGTGAGAAATGTGATGTGTATAGCTTTGGAGTGGTGGCAATGGAAGTTATGATGGGAAGACATCCAGGAGAGCTTTTATCTTCAATATCAATGTCAAAGAATGGAGATTTGTTTGTGAAGGAAGTGATAGAGCAGAGGCTTGAATTGCCAAGAGGACGAATTGCAGAGGAAGTTGTGTTTGTGATGAATGTTGGGTTAGCATGTACTCGTACAGCTCCGGAGGAACGGCCTAATATGCGATTTGTGGCACAACAATTGGAAGCTAGGACTCGTCCTTACTTTGAACATCGCCAGTTTGAGAATGTAACTCTCGGCGACTTAAATAGGCTTTCATGA